The Magnolia sinica isolate HGM2019 chromosome 9, MsV1, whole genome shotgun sequence sequence GTCACCAACCCACTTCCTGTGTGAAAATAGTGGACGGTACAGATTAAATCTACCAACGATCTGATTCATCATAACGTGTGTTCTTGCTTCTTACACGCCTGttatcatcacggtgggcccaacctcCTGCATGACTCTCAAGTGTTTCGTACGTACGAGATTAATGGGGGCAGaacctatatagctggtgtagatacgtgtcgtgcgatcgagttccgagttgtacgaacggttcaaaggagatcaaagttacatgggccccacaatgatgtatttattatatccacaccgttcatccatttttagagatcattttagagcattaataaaaaaatgaatcatatccaaagctcaaatggaccacaccaaaaatagcagcatgggataatgattttcatcgttaaaaaatttgtagggcccaccataacgttttttttccatccaatctgttcataaggtcaaaaatacatggatgaagaggaacaacaaatttcatattgatccgaaacttctgcgacccccaaaagggtttcaatggcagacgttcaatcccccactgctttttgcagtgtggtccacgtgatctttagatctgcgttatttttcgtctcaagcattaagacgagctcggaaaatggatggacggtttggatacaccagccaatccgcttccagttcGGACAGGGATCTGAGATTTCCATCACCCCGCCAAAAATATCGTGCTGTTTCACTCCTAAGGAGTAAGGTCGCAGGTAGCACAAACGGACGGCTGAAACAACTTTTCCCAGCGACTCCTATTCTCTTGATGATTGAGTTCCATAAAATctaagtggtggggcccacctgacggAAACCttggatctctcacacgtgtggaTTGTGCGTTGATGAGCAGCGCTTAGAAGGCCTCCGGCGCACATGTGCTCCTGAACGGTACCGAATCATGTCCTGTTCATGCTAACCTGAGCCGCCAGGGACACGCTtaggtggtgggtcccacatccagcaGCTGACTGGTTGGAATCACTTTTCCAAGGGCCAGACGACAGGGTGGCCAAATCGCTACGGAGATCCGATGAAGCGTAGGAAAGAAGAGGCGCATGTTAGCTGCAATCCAGAGCTCAGTTACGTATCTGGTTCTAGGCAATTTCTCGGCTTAGGAATTTCACgggatattttcatatttttcatttcctcgtgattttaatggaaaaatctcccaaaaaaataaatttaaatgcttattataatttagaaaattttaaaaatataaatatgtagtaataaaataaattattttaatttctaTATGGCTTTCACGTTAAAAAGCAATAAAATCGAGGGAAATTAGTACGCCCTTTGATTATGAATATATCACGATACTCTTACGATAATATCGTTTAACTAAATTATCGCGACCGTTTCAAAATATCAGGGACATTTGTCACGTTGTCGAGAGGACAGAAAGAGAATGCACGCAATGCGCCAGACTATTGAGGAATCATTTAATACTCAGATAGAGCACGATGATCGATATGCACGTACTCGGAACTTCTACACTTGGACAATATTAATTCAATCTAATCCGTTTGATTTATGTGGCCCGCTGTAGAAAGCTAACCATTCAACAATCAGATTGATTGATCAATCCAAACCCATCCGTAATTGAAATTAATCCGTTGATCCTGAACCAGTGATTAACTCCAGTTTAATCCGTCCACTGAATACTTAAAAACCGGAAATTTAGTCGGTCAAATTCGTTTAGAAAAAAAGTAGACCATTCATCCACTCCTGGgacacgatttggacggttttaatttgaataaataaatcacaaatagaaaatctctaagtgcGCGAGTAGAAACTGTTAcgctctgccggagtatcaaattcCTGACACGATAGGAAGCGCACGATAGCGATACCCCCCTCACGCGAATCCCGAGGCGGTGGGGGTGTACGGCAATTGCAGTAGTTATGCTTTGCTCCTCCTCTACAGGATGACGTGGAGGAATATGATTGGGCCACGTCGCTGAACCGGTCTCCCGCAGAGTTATGGCATTGTCTAGCTTTTTCCATGCAATGCACATTCCACAAAGCGAAATGGGAAGAAAACAAAAGcaatagaaaaaagaaataagagaaaagagataTGCTTTGATGCTCTGCAGTCTATGATTGGTGATACGCACGCAGTCAGAAATTACTGAAAAATTGCTTACGTGGCATGTCATTAATTAAAAGTAGCCGTCCGAATTATGGGTACCATTATGAATTTATAACTAACAAAATATTCGCTTAATTTTGAGTTCTTTTTATATCATGCGTACAATTTTTATATGCATGTGTATCAAGCAACATATGcaaccagagtattaaataactccttGAGCAAAAAGAGAAAATACATGGAGAAggcaaaatgaagaaaaatgaggtGGGAGATTTTCTTGGTGAAGATAATGGTAATCCAACGGCTATTGTACGTAGAGATAGTGGAGCAGCATCTAACGGCTACTATAGAATCCTCTTTTGACCCATTTCATCCCATCTATTTCTCATCAACTTGAGATgattctctctgtctctctcattcattcatgTACTTTTCTTGATGAGCTCTTTCATTCTCTATATCCAAGGGTATAACGGCTAAATTTTCATAGTTTTGAAGTGATGATTAGCATTTTAACATGGTTATGCTTAATGGGTATTTTTCATTCTAATCAAATTTAATCTCTTCAATATTGTTTTCTCCTCTTGATTAGTAACTAATGACGAACATAGATGTGAATTTTCATAAGCTCATTTGAAATAAGTGGATAAAATAATAAAGCATTAGCAGCCCTTCATCTTTGATTATCTGCCAAAGTGCTTTCCGGTTAGTGgatttcctcttttctttcaccAAGATTCttagtacatgtcaagtacacattggagattactcatcattatcatctaatcCTTATCTCAACTAATTAAGGTAAGCTCATCTCGAGCTGAAAATTACGGCCTTATAATTCAAAATGTGAATTTTCAAAAGCTCATTTGAAATAAATGTTACAAATTCTCATTAGTTATTATTGGATGGCAGGGTACATGTGTACAAAAACTTTCTATGTGTATCATTAACAAGCATTTTTGTAGGCCAACAAATTCCAAAACAAGGGTGGTTTTGATTGAATGACAAGAGTAAGTTTTATATTAATTATACAATGGTCTCTTCATATCTTACGGTGAAGTAATGAGGCTGAAGAAAATAGTAATGACTCACTGCAGAAGTtgagtccttactcatgcctcactgttagactcacgagagtttcaacacgaggtcacaagttcaagtacccattgtggtgaaatccactatggtgtgagtgcgtgttaaaaaaatttacaattttcttttaaattcgaATAGCAAGAAACATAAAATCATGGaaaaacattttattttcttgCGGTTCCTTGTAAACAAGTCCTCAATGATAATAGTGAACAGCTAGTTAGATACGAGTGTATTTAACGGTTGCAAGAGTAGTAACAAAAATTCCATAATGTTAATTAATTAGAACTTTCAAGTTAAAATGCATACCAAATGAGAATTGGAAGTGAGACTAATCTATGTGTACGATAATATGGAGAATTGAGGTTAGGTGATCCATCCTCTTTGGTTGTTCAACTAGGGGACACAAAGTTCAGAGGTGGGCCACTTGATTTCACTACTTGAAAAGTAGATAACCAAATCCGGGGATTACATTCCTCTTTCCTATGAAGAAAATTGACTATGGGCCCACATCAAGAACTGATGGAACCACTCATCTAGcttggaatgatgcatatgatcatatgTGAATTGGCCCTTAGCCAAATGGGCCATTTCGTTATTATCACTAATTTCAATTACCTCCCTCTCATGCACATGACCAACATCACCCACTTGTTATTTCAGCAATTCATGATTTTTTCACGAACACATCACATAATCAAAGAAACCCATGTTAAGAAGATGGTAGAACCCACTTGCAGTATGTTTGGAAGTAACCCCAAAATCGGAAGCGGCGGTCTGGGATCAGCATTTTCATCAAAGTGACAGTCCGTTGCTAGTGACAAAACAGAAGAAGTGAATGGCATTGGACTGGGTTTCACTATTTTCACCCCTCTCCGAATGTTAAGATTAAATTGGAAATCATCCCACCACCATTTTTTACACAAACATCGATTTGGGGCACTTCCAACCACACTGATAAAAGCTAGGAAGCTTCAAAAAAATCAGCCAGAacaaaaggaagagaagaaaatacCTGTTTCAATCAGGAAAATGTTCGCTGCGGTTCAAACGTGTTAATAAGGAAGAACTCAGTGGAGAAAAGGGGGCTATCAGATTCATGATTATTCAAGATCGACTGCAGTTTTGCAGATTGGCAGCCTCGAAAACTGTTTGAATCCGATACGGATTTTTAATACATCCCAAATAAATACAAACTCAAAAACTCCAGGACTCTATCAGTAAAATGCGAAATTTGAACAGCTTTACGTCTCCCATCGATGGAATGGATGCATGGTTTCCTGGCACTGGAGACAATCCTGTTAGGGACCCCACAAGCCCACAAAGTCAGTATCCGAAGATTTTAGCCTCTCTGGTTAAAACCAATCTTGAAACCGACGGATTTAACCGGGCCCCACCAAAGGACGCCGCTGATTAAAATGGCTTGAGCCCCCAGAAGCTCATGCATCAGAGAATCGGTTTCAGGACTGCCATCACCATTCGCCTACCGCAAGCTTGGAGAATAGTAAAGTGGGGAGTTGAGATACCCTGTCGGAGGCGACGGAAGCATAAAAGGATTTGGTGAAAGAATGCTGGGGCCTTCCGGGGGACCTTGCTTCGTAGAGCTAGCATTCGCCACAGGGCAAGACATTAGAAAACtggattttggtgggcccacgggCGGTTCCCTCGAGAAAGTATTGTGCAATGGTAAGGAAGAAAACACTTTCAACGGCCTTGGATTTGAATTCAAAGCCATCGGAGGCAAAATGCCCACTAGTGGCTGCTGCTGCTTTCCTCTTGTTCCCATGGCATATTTCCCATTGCCCTTGCCCAAATCTGCTTCCAACTCGGGAGAATCATCAATGACAATCACCTCCCTCATGGGATTGGCAGTTTGCATGGTGGAAACAGGTTTCTGGCGTTGGCGGTGGTGAGGAGCTGTCCTCTCGACATGGTATGCAAATGGGGAGCTGAGTTTCTTATTCAGCCTTCTTTGTTGTGGTTGCGAGTCAGTTTTTAGGCCCTTCGGCCCCGGCTGCAAGGCAGGCGCTGCGAAAGCTCCCATGCTCATGGCCTGCTGATGACCCTCGGCCAAATGTAGCGGAGTTTGGTGGACCATTTTTGAGTTACTGTGATTTCGGTAACCATTTGGAACGCCGACATTGAAATTCGGTAGAGGATTGCAAGGATTGCCGTAGACAGCGGAGCCATTGGTAGACTGGCGATAGAAAGAAATGCCATCCTGATTCGGGACATTGCCTGTTGAGAATCCAAGAAGCGTCAGATACTTTGCATTGGAATGATCGTGTGGGCCAAGAGCACCGAACTGCGGAGCCCTTCGGAGTTGCATGGCTTCGTCTTCCTCCTTGTTCATCACCATTAGGTTCTTTCCCATCAACCTCAAGACGGGACTTGGAGATGGTTGGTGAGGATCGGCCTGTGAGGACTGGGCAGCAGATTCGAAATTGCTGCAATTTGGGAACTTCATCACAGCATCCAAAGGCAGCTTCATGGAAACAGAACCGATGGGCGATTCCGAGCCAGGAATGACCATTTCATCCATTCTCGAGGTTGGATAAGTGCTGGACGAGGTAGAGATTTCATGCCCAAAATACGGATTTGAAGCTGTTTGCTTCGCTTTGATAGGCAGCATCATGGGGCCCATGAAGTTTCTCCGCCTCAGGAGCTGTGGTTCTTGATATGATAAGGTGGCAACCCGAGAAATGCTTTCCTTACGTGAGCAGCAACATGGCTGATCATCTGATATTTTAGAGAATTCCTTTGCTGGAGGAACTGCAACTTTCGGGTTCTCCCTCTCTGACTTCATTCTCTCCAATTCAGCTACATTTGCCACTAATGGCCATGCAATATCTTGAACCAGTGGAAGCCCCACCGAACTTTTTAATTTGGATCTTTCCATTGGTGGCGGGGAGATGGTTGAGGTTACGGAAGCGGGAGATCTTGACAGGTCCCTATCAACTGACTTGCCTTGATCTTGGGTGAATTGGGGTCCACTTGACGTCATCGACATGTTGTCCTGAAGACCATCGTGTCCCGCATTGCCAGGACTCGGCAAACACCGTCCTGATCCTTGAATAGGCATTGGATCAGGCAAGCACCTAGGGTATTGGATATCAGACAACGAATCATCTTCCACCCTAGAATCAGCCTCCGCCGTCATCTGAGAATTTAGCCCTGTAAGCTCATCACCGATTTCATCAACATACCCAATCTCCCGATCCTCCATGAATGCTTCAGTTTGGCTTGTGTGCCCCATATATTCATCCTCATGAGATGGTGATTGCATGTAGGAATGAGCAGCTAGTGCATTTCCATCCGAACTCTGCGCTTCGCTAGACCCTCCTGCCATGGTGTCTTCGACGGCTTTCTCGGAGGAAGATGCAATGTCCGTGTCACCACTGACCGGGACTTCTTCAGCGGAGGATTCCCAGTCGTCCGATTTGGATGGGGTGACATCCACACTTGGGGATGGATGAGGACTGCCTTCATCTTGGGAATCTACCATATCAAACATCCCAATGTTATGGCATTCAGCCGCCAGATCCAGCCTTTTTGAAGTTGTGGTTTCCGGCTGTGAAGACATGCTTATGGCCTGATCCCTCGTGTGCCAGGATTCCAGTATGTTGTTTCTACCGATAGACACTTCATCGCCACTCTCCTCTATTTCAGACCGCCTCAAACTCTTCATCAAATCTGAGCTGGGTCCCAAAGTTTTGCTGGAACCATGGATCATATCAGCATCAGAGAGAAAGTGCTCAACCCGTCTGCTCTTTTCAACCGTCCGTTTATCCTCTTGAGACTTCTTATAAGCTGAATGCTTGTCAATCTCACTGCATTTTCTTGCTTCCATGGAAGGAGATGGTTTTCCTAGTAAAATACTCTTCCGTGAAGTCATGGTTTTTTTGGCTTTTGGAGAGAAGGGTTGGTTTTTGAATGGTTTTGGAGATGACCGGGCAACACCTGCATTTATTTCTACTCTCTTGCTTCTCGGAGAAGCCGCGTAACTCTCCGAAGGTCTTGAGAACTTCAACACACTGCCGTTGGCAGCAACGGAACCACTTTCAGTTGATCGATCGAAATCACCCTCAACTGATTTCAGGGATTTCTCTGCATTATCCATAATGTTTGTGGTATTCGACGGAATCTCAACTCTCTTGCTTCTTGGGGAAGTGGCAGGATTCTCGGACGACCTTGAGAATTTCAGAATGTTGCTTCTCTCAGCAGGAGGATCTCCCGACGTTGGCTGGTTGCTCTCAATCTGTGGGTTTCGAGTTGCAGGTGGCGCTGGATCCCCCACAGCTCCCCCACAGCCATCCCTATTGCTGAACTTCTTTAGATGGCCAGTCCGTTTGGAGCATGCCCACTGTCTTAAAGTTCCAGACTCACTAGCTTTGATTGGGTCCCGCGCTTTCAGTAATTGAGATAAGGACTTTTCCTTCTCCTCATGATTTTCCATCCGGTGTTTCCGATCCGACGCCTCACAAATCTGATTACCAACAATCCATTGACGATACACTGAATAACGGATCTCATGCTATTGAATTTGCGGAAGCATTTCAAACTAATAGGAAATTAGATGTTCAGACCAAAACATGAGAAAAATCCGTAAGATGGGATTATAACCGGCAACATGAATGCATCTTCTAACTAAGTCACGTGTTACAACCAGTCATTGAAAAAGGAAATAATGTAGTTTCCCGGTATTCACGTCATAGTTATGCTTTCTTCCATGTGCAACATAAAAGTAACGCAATAGCTAATGAAATCACGATTTGGTAATTTTTCATTCCTTagaataaaacatgagcaatccAATTCGAGTGACATGCAATCCAGTGGTGTTTCCAAAAGCtgttaaaaatccaaattgcaagcTCTTAGAATTACTGAATTCTCAGAAGCAATGACGAAAATCCAATATCATTTTGAAGATTCAGACACGCCCAAGAATAACAAaatgaaaacccaaatataattTTGAAGAATACGACATGCTGGAGATGAATAACAAGCTCCAACATGCTTGAAAAAtcatataatcccagagatgatGATCTAGGCCTGTAAGTATACACGGAATTCCTGTAGAAATGGAATTTGTTTTCCACTGACAAGACAGTTGGGCTGTTTATAAACTTGGATTCCATGCTATGATCATTACTCTAATCCACTTATAATTCTCTGGCACAAGAAATAAGGTCACTGTTGTCTAATGAATTTGAGAAATCCAGTTGCTATCCAAATAGGACCCCATTTTcggaatcctttttttttttttaatggggaaATTATTGTTGgataatcattacattttccatAGGATACGCATGGATTCCacctatccaaacatgccctaaaacaagTTCTAACAATGAATTTCCGTCATCTATATCAGTAGGAATCCTACATATGTAACTCAAAATTAAAGCTGTCGAAAACATTGAGAACCAGAAAGAGAAAGATACCTCATCTTTGTACAGCTTGAGAGAGCACAATTTCTTGCTTTGAGGCTTAAATTTCAGTTGTTTAGAGCATTTCCCAGCAAGTCGTTTCTTCTTCTTGCCAACCAGATGGCTCTTGCCTTCCTTGGAATCCTTAGCATGCTTCCTCAGTACAGAATCATCTCCTACCACTGGTGCCACCACATCACTAAACTTTGACAGAATCCGAAGCTTCGTTCCGTTTGAATCCACATAGACTGCACGATCATCCTCATCTTCAACAAAATCAACTTTGCCCAGTCTTTGTCTTTTGGTTTCCGGGCGAACCTCACCGTTAGGCATTAGCAGGCTACATTCCACGGCCCAGTTCGTGCCATTCCGCCGATCGAGATCTTCCAAAGTACAGCTGGGGGCAGTTGCACAAATATCCACCATCGACCTTTTCTTCCTCAGTTTAACTCTATGCTTGCTAACATCTGTTGTGGCCCGCTTGGAAGTAGACTCCACAGCCAAGCACTGATCAATATGAGCATTCAAGG is a genomic window containing:
- the LOC131256058 gene encoding uncharacterized protein LOC131256058, which translates into the protein MLSIENQPPDHLPCSTSRIPGLKGDERSVAADLDKLSLQEEETAAVAAPHLGTSGLAQDTHLPHFSIRDYVFNARSKDVEVNWPFPQQYLQLCLKHGIKDILPPFEPPDSVRAQCSTKGAGPDKLTVSVEGDETLAEGDLLEKEDAHSLDSEADGINCLVLESSDQAQSPSSADGSLDGRSCSNEAGVVGATASTITSHVQTDKISKCANQIHCSVNEISGSLEASVELEVAGHHHTSKKIESLCGPSDRKCRLIVKLGGISESSRAEEIVSNSSVASEPMASKVCPVCKTFSSTSNTTLNAHIDQCLAVESTSKRATTDVSKHRVKLRKKRSMVDICATAPSCTLEDLDRRNGTNWAVECSLLMPNGEVRPETKRQRLGKVDFVEDEDDRAVYVDSNGTKLRILSKFSDVVAPVVGDDSVLRKHAKDSKEGKSHLVGKKKKRLAGKCSKQLKFKPQSKKLCSLKLYKDEICEASDRKHRMENHEEKEKSLSQLLKARDPIKASESGTLRQWACSKRTGHLKKFSNRDGCGGAVGDPAPPATRNPQIESNQPTSGDPPAERSNILKFSRSSENPATSPRSKRVEIPSNTTNIMDNAEKSLKSVEGDFDRSTESGSVAANGSVLKFSRPSESYAASPRSKRVEINAGVARSSPKPFKNQPFSPKAKKTMTSRKSILLGKPSPSMEARKCSEIDKHSAYKKSQEDKRTVEKSRRVEHFLSDADMIHGSSKTLGPSSDLMKSLRRSEIEESGDEVSIGRNNILESWHTRDQAISMSSQPETTTSKRLDLAAECHNIGMFDMVDSQDEGSPHPSPSVDVTPSKSDDWESSAEEVPVSGDTDIASSSEKAVEDTMAGGSSEAQSSDGNALAAHSYMQSPSHEDEYMGHTSQTEAFMEDREIGYVDEIGDELTGLNSQMTAEADSRVEDDSLSDIQYPRCLPDPMPIQGSGRCLPSPGNAGHDGLQDNMSMTSSGPQFTQDQGKSVDRDLSRSPASVTSTISPPPMERSKLKSSVGLPLVQDIAWPLVANVAELERMKSERENPKVAVPPAKEFSKISDDQPCCCSRKESISRVATLSYQEPQLLRRRNFMGPMMLPIKAKQTASNPYFGHEISTSSSTYPTSRMDEMVIPGSESPIGSVSMKLPLDAVMKFPNCSNFESAAQSSQADPHQPSPSPVLRLMGKNLMVMNKEEDEAMQLRRAPQFGALGPHDHSNAKYLTLLGFSTGNVPNQDGISFYRQSTNGSAVYGNPCNPLPNFNVGVPNGYRNHSNSKMVHQTPLHLAEGHQQAMSMGAFAAPALQPGPKGLKTDSQPQQRRLNKKLSSPFAYHVERTAPHHRQRQKPVSTMQTANPMREVIVIDDSPELEADLGKGNGKYAMGTRGKQQQPLVGILPPMALNSNPRPLKVFSSLPLHNTFSREPPVGPPKSSFLMSCPVANASSTKQGPPEGPSILSPNPFMLPSPPTGYLNSPLYYSPSLR